A genome region from Streptomyces sp. NBC_01296 includes the following:
- a CDS encoding ATP-binding protein — protein MFGEYAFNRKEPDSAEADGDPEPARGALPGNLPPDPAGFIGREDELAALHCLLRSRRLTTLTGVGGVGKSRLALRAAGDPEQARPDGVWWVELSPLRDPGLLTMTVAHAVGLADHSARPLDEELCAWVADKELLLVLDTCEHMVAECRHLVGELLQSAPGLTVLITSREPLGSPCEKVVEVCPLPCEGPDSDALALFRAHAVAATPQAAAAFEDPERAALAAEVCRRLDGIPLALELAGARLRLWTLEQMAQRLGARFAVLSDTRPVLQPRHRTMRTAIGWSHELCEPVERLLWARLSVFTGDFDVAAARTVCAGGPLPASRVERVLAGLVAKSVVRRSQERGAGARYRMLDTIREYGHDWLTELDEVQTVADRHAHWYAALSQAADRGWLSPDQVDWYRRMTAEHAQLRTALEHLLGADPAAALEMAGALWFFWFSCGHVHEGRGFLERALKTAPGTGAAYAQAVWALGLTALLQGDMDAARELGAECTRAAARLADPEPELRAAYLAAVSVLMPGDPVRALELAGPRARAGHGGRTSGPGWLLCRLATSYALCDLERFEEAAEEARRLREACAELGERWLRAYADYVLAVSALGLGHHGEAARHVRAMLSGKRLLGDRFGIALGLDLLAAAVAALGDGELAARLLGTGHAWWRTVGRPQMGSPSLTALRDRGERQARAAIGDEAYEAAFLGGAAASTG, from the coding sequence GTGTTCGGTGAGTACGCGTTCAACAGAAAAGAGCCGGATTCCGCAGAGGCCGACGGCGATCCCGAGCCGGCTCGCGGCGCCCTGCCGGGGAACCTGCCGCCCGACCCGGCGGGCTTCATCGGCCGGGAGGACGAACTCGCCGCCCTGCACTGCCTGTTGCGCTCCCGCAGGCTGACCACCCTCACCGGGGTGGGCGGCGTCGGCAAGTCCCGGCTCGCCCTGCGGGCCGCCGGTGACCCCGAACAGGCCCGGCCCGACGGGGTCTGGTGGGTGGAGCTCTCGCCGCTGCGCGACCCCGGCCTGCTCACCATGACCGTCGCCCACGCCGTCGGCCTGGCCGACCACTCCGCCCGCCCCCTCGACGAGGAGCTGTGCGCGTGGGTGGCCGACAAGGAGCTGCTCCTCGTCCTCGACACCTGCGAGCACATGGTCGCCGAGTGCCGCCATCTCGTGGGCGAACTCCTCCAGTCCGCACCCGGACTGACGGTGCTGATCACCTCCCGGGAACCGCTCGGCAGCCCCTGCGAGAAGGTCGTCGAGGTCTGCCCGCTGCCCTGCGAGGGACCCGACAGCGACGCCCTCGCCCTCTTCCGCGCCCACGCCGTGGCCGCGACCCCGCAGGCCGCGGCCGCCTTCGAGGACCCCGAACGGGCCGCGCTCGCGGCCGAGGTCTGCCGTCGCCTCGACGGGATCCCGCTGGCCCTGGAACTCGCCGGCGCCCGGCTGCGGCTGTGGACGCTGGAGCAGATGGCGCAGCGCCTCGGCGCCCGCTTCGCGGTGCTGTCCGACACCCGGCCGGTGCTCCAGCCCCGGCACCGGACGATGCGGACCGCGATCGGCTGGAGCCACGAGCTGTGCGAGCCGGTGGAACGGCTGCTGTGGGCCCGGCTGTCCGTCTTCACCGGGGACTTCGACGTCGCCGCGGCCCGGACCGTGTGTGCGGGCGGCCCGCTGCCCGCCTCCCGGGTGGAGCGGGTGCTGGCGGGGCTGGTCGCGAAGTCCGTCGTGCGGCGCAGCCAGGAGCGCGGCGCGGGCGCCCGCTACCGGATGCTGGACACGATCCGCGAGTACGGCCACGACTGGCTGACGGAGCTCGACGAGGTGCAGACGGTCGCCGACCGGCACGCCCACTGGTACGCGGCTCTCTCCCAGGCCGCCGACCGGGGCTGGCTGAGCCCGGACCAGGTGGACTGGTACCGCAGGATGACCGCCGAGCACGCGCAGCTGCGGACGGCGCTGGAACACCTCCTCGGCGCCGACCCGGCGGCCGCGCTCGAGATGGCCGGGGCCCTGTGGTTCTTCTGGTTCTCGTGCGGGCACGTCCACGAGGGCCGGGGCTTCCTGGAACGGGCGTTGAAAACGGCCCCGGGCACGGGGGCCGCGTACGCCCAGGCCGTGTGGGCCCTCGGGCTGACCGCCCTGCTCCAGGGGGACATGGACGCGGCCCGGGAGCTGGGCGCGGAGTGCACCCGCGCGGCGGCCCGGCTGGCGGATCCCGAGCCGGAGCTGCGCGCGGCCTACCTGGCCGCGGTGTCGGTGCTGATGCCCGGGGATCCCGTACGGGCGCTGGAGCTGGCGGGGCCCCGGGCGCGGGCCGGCCACGGCGGCCGGACCAGCGGCCCGGGCTGGCTCCTGTGCCGGCTGGCCACCAGCTACGCCCTGTGCGACCTGGAACGCTTCGAGGAGGCCGCCGAGGAGGCGCGGCGGCTGCGCGAGGCGTGCGCGGAGCTGGGCGAGCGCTGGCTGCGGGCGTACGCGGACTACGTGCTGGCGGTCTCGGCGCTCGGGCTCGGCCACCACGGGGAGGCGGCGCGCCACGTACGGGCGATGCTCTCGGGCAAGCGGCTGCTCGGCGACCGGTTCGGGATAGCTCTCGGACTGGACCTGCTCG
- a CDS encoding fibronectin type III domain-containing protein, whose protein sequence is MRRTAPLLALCLAATGLAACTAADTAPPAAPAGITAQAGSATSVHVMWQAAAPADGVTNYQVFQAGRLVRELPADKTMVDITGLTPQTAYAFTVRARDGAGNASAPSASAAATTPAAKAEDRLPPTAPARTTGRADGPRAATLSWAAATDDTGVTAYDVYQGGIRIHTAGPAETATTLTGLQPDTVYTFTVRARDGADNSSPDGPAVDVTTPPSAGQGPGTAPTEFTATASPGAVTLTWTAPDTGRPTGEYELHVNARPVTVIQFGAGAVPPSGAARVEHRLTVTEPAGTRWTLKLRARLPDGNWGAFSAERRIVLVS, encoded by the coding sequence GTGCGACGCACCGCCCCCCTGCTCGCCCTCTGCCTGGCCGCCACCGGGCTCGCCGCCTGCACCGCCGCCGACACGGCGCCGCCGGCGGCCCCTGCCGGGATCACCGCGCAGGCCGGCAGCGCCACCTCCGTCCACGTCATGTGGCAGGCGGCGGCTCCGGCCGACGGGGTGACCAACTACCAGGTCTTCCAGGCGGGCCGGCTGGTGCGCGAACTCCCGGCCGACAAGACGATGGTGGACATCACCGGCCTCACCCCGCAGACCGCTTACGCCTTCACCGTCCGGGCCCGGGACGGCGCCGGCAACGCCTCCGCCCCGAGCGCGTCCGCCGCGGCCACCACCCCGGCGGCCAAGGCCGAGGACCGCCTGCCGCCCACCGCCCCCGCCCGCACCACGGGCCGGGCCGACGGGCCCCGGGCCGCCACCCTGTCCTGGGCCGCCGCGACCGACGACACCGGCGTGACCGCGTACGACGTCTACCAGGGCGGCATCCGGATCCACACGGCCGGCCCCGCCGAGACCGCCACCACCCTGACCGGCCTCCAGCCGGACACCGTCTACACCTTCACCGTCCGCGCCCGCGACGGCGCGGACAACTCCTCCCCCGACGGCCCGGCGGTGGACGTGACCACCCCGCCGTCCGCCGGCCAGGGCCCGGGCACGGCTCCGACCGAGTTCACCGCGACCGCCTCCCCCGGCGCCGTCACGCTGACCTGGACCGCCCCCGACACCGGCCGCCCGACCGGCGAGTACGAACTCCACGTCAACGCAAGGCCCGTGACCGTCATCCAATTCGGTGCCGGCGCGGTTCCCCCGTCCGGGGCGGCCCGGGTGGAGCACCGGCTCACGGTGACCGAGCCCGCCGGCACCCGGTGGACGCTCAAGCTGCGCGCCCGCCTGCCCGACGGCAACTGGGGGGCGTTCTCGGCAGAACGGCGCATCGTACTCGTGTCCTGA
- a CDS encoding cytochrome b/b6 domain-containing protein, protein MPRPSETAPERAPQPGQVRRFSRAERWIHRATAALMGLCVASAACLYLPPLAELVGRRHLVVTVHVWSGLLLVVPFVLGLASRAFRADLRRLGRFGPHDRVWLRAALRRDRRAARPAGKFNAGQKVYAGWLAGAVLVMAGTGVLMWWTGLVPVARRTAATFVHDWLALAVGLVLAAHIGKALADPEARRGLRTGSVGRAWAEREHPLWQPERPGE, encoded by the coding sequence ATGCCCCGACCGTCTGAGACCGCGCCGGAGCGCGCCCCGCAGCCCGGGCAGGTCCGCCGGTTCAGCCGCGCCGAGCGGTGGATCCACCGGGCCACCGCCGCGCTGATGGGCCTGTGCGTCGCCTCGGCGGCCTGCCTTTACCTGCCGCCGCTCGCCGAACTCGTCGGCCGCCGCCACCTCGTCGTCACCGTGCACGTCTGGTCCGGGCTGCTGCTCGTCGTGCCGTTCGTGCTGGGGCTCGCCTCGCGGGCCTTCCGCGCCGATCTGCGGCGCCTGGGCCGGTTCGGGCCGCACGACCGGGTCTGGCTGCGGGCCGCCCTGCGGCGCGACCGGAGGGCTGCGCGTCCCGCCGGGAAGTTCAACGCCGGGCAGAAGGTGTACGCGGGCTGGCTGGCCGGGGCGGTGCTGGTGATGGCGGGCACCGGCGTGCTCATGTGGTGGACCGGCCTCGTCCCGGTCGCCCGGCGCACGGCCGCCACGTTCGTCCACGACTGGCTGGCCCTCGCCGTCGGCCTCGTGCTCGCCGCGCACATCGGCAAGGCCCTGGCCGATCCCGAGGCCCGGCGCGGGCTGCGTACGGGGTCCGTCGGCCGCGCCTGGGCGGAACGCGAGCACCCGCTGTGGCAGCCCGAACGGCCCGGGGAGTGA
- a CDS encoding molybdopterin-dependent oxidoreductase: protein MVGLGAAGLVGAPYLQGGFESFLGAAADKDPTGLTGLLPNGGGFRYYSVAASVPRRGPENYRLTVDGLVDRPMAYTLEALQQLPQTRVVRDVQCVTGWRVPGTPFEGVPLARLLDAAGVRPEARAIRFSCFDGTYTESLTLPQARRDDVMVALRMQDQPLGHSHGGPVRLYVAPMYFYKSAKWLSGITVTRDVEPGYWERLGYDVDAWVGRSNGRDDAPTV, encoded by the coding sequence ATGGTCGGGCTCGGCGCGGCCGGACTGGTCGGCGCCCCGTACCTCCAGGGCGGTTTCGAGAGCTTCCTCGGCGCGGCCGCCGACAAGGACCCCACCGGCCTCACCGGCCTGCTGCCGAACGGCGGCGGGTTCCGCTACTACTCGGTGGCCGCCTCCGTCCCCCGGCGCGGCCCCGAGAACTACCGGCTCACCGTCGACGGCCTGGTCGACCGCCCCATGGCGTACACCCTCGAGGCACTGCAGCAGCTCCCGCAGACGCGGGTCGTACGGGACGTCCAGTGCGTCACCGGCTGGCGGGTTCCCGGCACCCCCTTCGAGGGAGTGCCGCTGGCCCGGCTGCTGGACGCCGCCGGGGTGCGTCCCGAGGCCCGGGCGATCCGCTTCAGCTGCTTCGACGGCACGTACACCGAGAGCCTCACGCTCCCCCAGGCCCGCCGGGACGACGTCATGGTGGCGCTGCGCATGCAGGACCAGCCGCTGGGCCACTCCCACGGCGGTCCGGTCCGGCTGTACGTCGCCCCCATGTACTTCTACAAGTCGGCGAAGTGGCTCTCCGGCATCACCGTCACCCGTGACGTCGAACCCGGCTACTGGGAGCGCCTCGGGTACGACGTCGACGCCTGGGTCGGCCGGTCGAACGGACGCGACGATGCCCCGACCGTCTGA
- a CDS encoding DUF6445 family protein, whose product MPLPPPLPVLPYRKPTRGRDYWVLDDVLPDPDAVRERCLAKDDWTEGYPHKPESWPGLRAMPGLEPDELALVERLVRKSTGAPRIWAERPSGAGTFNHNCVQVVGEGESEPRPHTDSRTLCRYAAVLYLNPKVPKDCGTSFYRQSLPGGALGGNQVIAPHNNLVDALGTRFVSSDSFTEDVRVPHRANRLLLYSANLIHSATGYFGQTLEEKRMTAVFFWKA is encoded by the coding sequence ATGCCCCTGCCTCCTCCCCTCCCGGTCCTCCCGTACCGCAAGCCGACCCGCGGGCGCGACTACTGGGTACTGGACGACGTACTGCCGGATCCGGACGCCGTGCGAGAGCGCTGCCTGGCCAAGGACGACTGGACCGAGGGCTATCCGCACAAGCCCGAGAGCTGGCCGGGGCTGCGGGCCATGCCGGGTCTCGAGCCGGATGAACTGGCCCTGGTGGAGCGGCTGGTGCGGAAGTCGACCGGCGCCCCGAGGATCTGGGCCGAACGGCCCTCGGGGGCCGGCACGTTCAACCACAACTGCGTCCAGGTCGTCGGCGAGGGCGAGTCCGAGCCGCGCCCGCACACCGATTCGCGGACCCTGTGCCGCTATGCCGCCGTGCTCTACCTCAACCCGAAGGTCCCGAAGGACTGTGGGACGAGCTTCTACCGCCAGAGCCTGCCCGGCGGGGCCCTGGGCGGCAACCAGGTGATCGCACCGCACAACAACCTGGTCGACGCGCTGGGCACCCGCTTCGTGTCCTCCGACTCGTTCACCGAGGACGTACGGGTCCCCCACCGCGCCAACCGGCTGCTGCTCTACTCCGCGAACCTGATCCACAGCGCCACCGGCTACTTCGGGCAGACCCTGGAGGAGAAGCGGATGACGGCCGTCTTCTTCTGGAAGGCGTAG
- a CDS encoding DUF2278 family protein produces MPLENYGVLSGTLHRHFRDRPDDQGRWFHVHLEVDTPAGRYACAVDVDGKQSTTGVQWKVLTLHASVLDPVASPVPGYHDLARTSGSGALDHLRHPALADRPGCLLGGHPPQWYQRILDRLNPPLPWISGSHLEATEALEPILVPGRPVLIFGEPFDEGLGMHNIHRNQGDPYGSQWWADNGVWQDGATLTRRPDGLFDVFLSRFSTQQEPTDDDGHPV; encoded by the coding sequence ATGCCGCTCGAAAACTACGGAGTGCTGTCCGGAACCCTGCACCGCCACTTCCGTGACCGGCCCGACGACCAGGGCCGCTGGTTCCACGTCCACCTGGAGGTCGACACGCCCGCGGGCCGCTACGCGTGCGCCGTCGACGTGGACGGCAAGCAGTCCACGACCGGGGTGCAGTGGAAGGTCCTCACGCTGCACGCCTCGGTGCTCGACCCGGTCGCCTCGCCCGTACCCGGCTACCACGACCTCGCCCGGACGTCCGGATCCGGCGCGCTCGACCACTTGCGGCACCCGGCGCTCGCGGACCGCCCCGGCTGTCTCCTCGGCGGACACCCGCCGCAGTGGTACCAGCGCATCCTGGACCGGCTGAACCCGCCCCTGCCCTGGATCTCCGGCAGCCACCTGGAGGCCACCGAGGCGCTGGAGCCGATCCTCGTCCCCGGCCGGCCGGTCCTGATCTTCGGCGAACCCTTCGACGAGGGGCTCGGCATGCACAACATCCACCGGAACCAGGGCGACCCGTACGGCAGCCAGTGGTGGGCGGACAACGGGGTCTGGCAGGACGGGGCCACACTGACCCGGCGCCCGGACGGCCTCTTCGACGTGTTCCTCTCCAGGTTCTCCACGCAGCAGGAACCCACAGACGACGACGGCCACCCGGTTTAG
- a CDS encoding LPXTG cell wall anchor domain-containing protein — protein sequence MTLVAPRFQARRTPLLAALLSGAGVALLPWMVVLAKTLPQTAEVSNWSTAWIGLDAALAAGLSGTGLLLRRHDPRAAPLAAATAALLVMDAWFDVTTSAPGGARATALALAVCAELPLAAACAAVATRRPQYA from the coding sequence ATGACCCTCGTCGCCCCGCGCTTCCAGGCCCGCCGTACGCCCCTGCTGGCCGCGCTGCTCAGCGGAGCCGGAGTGGCGCTCCTGCCCTGGATGGTGGTGCTGGCGAAGACGCTGCCGCAGACCGCGGAGGTCTCCAACTGGTCCACGGCCTGGATCGGGCTGGACGCCGCGCTGGCCGCGGGGCTGAGCGGTACGGGTCTGCTGCTGAGGCGGCACGACCCCCGGGCGGCGCCCCTGGCCGCGGCGACGGCCGCGCTGCTGGTGATGGACGCCTGGTTCGACGTGACGACCTCGGCTCCGGGCGGCGCCCGGGCGACGGCCCTGGCCCTGGCGGTGTGCGCGGAGCTGCCGCTCGCAGCAGCGTGCGCGGCGGTGGCGACCCGCCGCCCGCAGTACGCGTAG
- a CDS encoding sensor histidine kinase — protein sequence MGLSGTLRLTTSWIAAHAPWSAWAWRSTAFTVAGIPTALPAVAVFTCTAVAPGRAAAALLLMLLLSPLLTLLQRSRFRELVELEIPAVGYAHRPLRPRGLLERLRSESTWRQYGYHLLVSPLAGAGGALIVLAWACGAAGASVYAWSWLLPVGDRGPGWTQGYDAVTVLGALLLLATPWLAAVLARLDAFAAAALLGPNRAKELERRVEDLSESRADVLDAADLERRRIERDLHDGAQQRLVALAMNLGIARATLTDLPPEAKAVIDEAHREAKEAIEELNNLVRGLHPAVLEDRGLDAALSGIAARAPLPVELTVELAQRPGPTVEAVAYFVVSEALANVAKHAKASRCRVDARRDADLLRITVTDDGVGGADPARGTGLVGLRKRVGSVDGTILINSPLGGPTVVTVELPCGL from the coding sequence ATGGGACTTTCCGGGACGCTGCGGCTCACCACCAGCTGGATCGCCGCCCACGCTCCCTGGTCGGCGTGGGCCTGGCGCAGCACCGCTTTCACCGTCGCCGGGATCCCGACGGCCCTGCCGGCCGTGGCCGTGTTCACGTGCACGGCCGTGGCGCCGGGCCGCGCGGCGGCCGCACTGCTCCTGATGCTGCTCCTGAGTCCGCTGCTCACCCTGCTGCAACGCAGCCGGTTCCGGGAGCTGGTGGAGCTGGAGATACCCGCCGTCGGATACGCGCACCGGCCGCTGCGCCCGCGCGGCCTGCTCGAACGGCTGCGCTCCGAGTCGACCTGGCGGCAGTACGGGTACCACCTGCTCGTCAGCCCGCTCGCCGGGGCCGGCGGGGCCCTGATCGTCCTCGCGTGGGCGTGCGGGGCCGCCGGGGCGAGCGTGTACGCCTGGTCGTGGCTGCTGCCCGTCGGGGACCGCGGCCCGGGCTGGACGCAGGGCTACGACGCCGTCACGGTGCTCGGCGCACTGCTGCTGCTGGCCACCCCGTGGCTGGCCGCCGTCCTGGCCCGGCTCGACGCCTTCGCCGCGGCCGCCCTCCTCGGACCCAACCGGGCCAAGGAGTTGGAGCGGCGCGTCGAGGACCTCTCCGAGAGCCGGGCCGACGTCCTCGACGCCGCCGACCTCGAACGCCGCAGGATCGAACGGGACTTGCACGACGGCGCCCAGCAGCGCCTGGTCGCCCTCGCCATGAACCTCGGCATCGCCCGCGCCACGCTCACCGACCTGCCGCCCGAGGCCAAGGCCGTGATCGACGAGGCCCACCGCGAGGCCAAGGAGGCCATCGAGGAGCTCAACAACCTCGTACGCGGCCTGCATCCGGCGGTCCTGGAGGACCGGGGACTCGACGCGGCCCTCTCCGGGATCGCGGCCCGGGCGCCGCTGCCCGTCGAACTGACCGTGGAGCTGGCGCAGCGGCCCGGTCCCACCGTCGAGGCCGTCGCCTACTTCGTCGTCTCCGAAGCCCTCGCCAACGTCGCCAAGCACGCCAAGGCCTCCCGCTGCCGCGTGGACGCCCGCCGGGACGCCGACCTGCTGCGCATCACCGTCACCGACGACGGGGTGGGCGGCGCGGACCCGGCCCGCGGCACCGGGCTGGTGGGCCTGCGCAAACGCGTAGGGTCGGTCGACGGAACCATCTTGATCAACAGCCCCCTCGGGGGCCCGACCGTCGTGACTGTGGAGCTGCCGTGCGGGCTGTGA
- a CDS encoding response regulator yields the protein MRAVIAEDSVLLRIGLVKVLEMAGFEVAAETGDAEALLAAVAEHRPDLALVDVRMPPGFTDEGVRAALMIRRQWPGTSVLLLSQYVEERYAADLLAGRTGGVGYLLKQRVADVEEFIDALKRVAAGGTALDPQVVSQLLLRRGGIDPLERLTPREREVLSLMAEGRSNAGIAAQLVISESAVAKHINSILAKLDLPQADGDHRRVLAVLRFLDGTS from the coding sequence GTGCGGGCTGTGATCGCCGAGGATTCGGTACTGCTGCGAATAGGGCTGGTGAAGGTCCTCGAAATGGCCGGATTCGAGGTGGCCGCCGAGACCGGGGACGCCGAGGCCCTGCTCGCCGCCGTCGCCGAACACCGGCCCGACCTCGCCCTGGTCGACGTCCGCATGCCGCCCGGCTTCACCGACGAGGGCGTGCGCGCCGCCCTGATGATCCGCCGGCAGTGGCCCGGGACCTCGGTGCTGCTGCTCTCCCAGTACGTGGAGGAGCGCTACGCCGCCGATCTGCTGGCCGGCCGGACCGGGGGCGTCGGATATCTGCTCAAACAGCGGGTCGCCGACGTCGAGGAGTTCATCGACGCCCTCAAGCGGGTCGCGGCCGGCGGCACCGCGCTCGACCCGCAGGTCGTCTCGCAGCTGCTGCTGCGCCGCGGCGGCATCGACCCGTTGGAGCGGCTCACCCCGCGCGAGCGGGAGGTGCTCTCGCTGATGGCCGAGGGGCGTTCCAACGCGGGGATCGCGGCCCAGCTCGTCATCAGCGAGAGCGCGGTCGCCAAGCACATCAACAGCATCCTCGCCAAACTCGACCTGCCGCAGGCCGACGGCGACCACCGGCGGGTGCTGGCGGTGCTGCGCTTCCTGGACGGGACCTCGTGA
- a CDS encoding VWA domain-containing protein, protein MITRKWVAAGACGLLATLAVGLFPANAVAGEPVAKESPKVELVLDVSGSMRATDIDGKSRMVAAKQAFNEVLDATPDEVQLGIRTLGATYPGDDRQLGCKDTKQLYPVGKLDRTEAKTAVATLAPTGWTPIGPALLGAAEDLKGGDATRRIVLITDGEDTCAPLDPCEVARDIAAQGIHLVIDTLGLVPDAKTRNQLICIAEATGGTYTSVQHTAELSGRVKQLVDRAATPVLTPVATEGAKQCAGAPQLGAGLYTDRETFGEHRWYRVDVKPGQELRASVSIAADRAVNNDYGVMLRATTVHGREIVRGSEAGDGRTDMISAGLRYPKAELDSDGDEDGKQATETVCLQVSNSFSAAASVKTTPGLPVELTIDLVDGPDDASDAAAFGLGRGWWLLGVLVLAGLVAGLLWGWISRWRISVWRTN, encoded by the coding sequence ATGATCACAAGAAAATGGGTGGCGGCCGGGGCCTGCGGCCTGTTGGCCACTTTGGCGGTCGGGCTCTTCCCGGCGAATGCCGTCGCCGGTGAACCGGTGGCGAAGGAGTCCCCCAAGGTCGAGCTGGTCCTCGACGTCAGCGGCTCGATGCGGGCGACGGACATCGACGGCAAATCCCGGATGGTGGCGGCGAAGCAGGCCTTCAACGAGGTACTGGACGCCACGCCGGACGAGGTACAGCTCGGGATACGGACCCTCGGCGCCACCTATCCCGGTGACGACCGGCAGCTCGGCTGCAAGGACACCAAGCAGCTCTACCCGGTCGGCAAGCTCGACCGGACCGAGGCGAAGACGGCGGTGGCCACCCTGGCCCCCACCGGCTGGACGCCCATCGGGCCCGCCCTGCTGGGCGCGGCCGAGGACCTCAAGGGCGGTGACGCCACCCGGCGGATCGTGCTCATCACGGACGGCGAGGACACCTGCGCCCCGCTCGACCCGTGCGAGGTGGCGCGTGACATCGCGGCCCAGGGCATCCACCTGGTCATCGACACGCTCGGGCTCGTCCCGGACGCCAAGACGCGCAACCAGCTGATCTGCATCGCCGAGGCCACGGGCGGCACCTACACCTCGGTGCAGCACACCGCCGAGCTCTCCGGCCGCGTCAAGCAGCTGGTGGACCGCGCGGCCACCCCGGTGCTCACTCCGGTGGCGACCGAGGGCGCCAAGCAGTGCGCGGGCGCCCCGCAGCTCGGCGCGGGCCTGTACACCGACCGTGAGACGTTCGGCGAGCACCGCTGGTACCGCGTGGACGTCAAGCCCGGCCAGGAGCTGCGTGCTTCGGTGAGCATCGCCGCCGACCGGGCCGTCAACAACGACTACGGCGTCATGCTGCGTGCGACGACCGTGCACGGGCGGGAGATCGTCCGCGGCTCGGAAGCGGGCGACGGACGCACCGACATGATCTCGGCCGGTCTGCGCTATCCGAAGGCCGAGCTCGACTCCGACGGCGACGAGGACGGCAAGCAGGCAACGGAGACCGTCTGCCTGCAGGTCAGCAACTCCTTCTCGGCGGCCGCCTCGGTCAAGACCACGCCGGGCCTGCCGGTCGAGCTCACCATCGACCTGGTCGACGGGCCCGACGACGCGTCCGACGCAGCAGCGTTCGGCCTCGGCCGCGGCTGGTGGCTGCTCGGCGTGCTGGTGCTCGCCGGTCTCGTGGCCGGTCTGCTGTGGGGCTGGATCTCCCGCTGGCGTATCTCGGTCTGGAGGACCAACTGA